The Solea senegalensis isolate Sse05_10M linkage group LG9, IFAPA_SoseM_1, whole genome shotgun sequence genome has a segment encoding these proteins:
- the LOC122774120 gene encoding galanin receptor type 1-like codes for MNISESAWLMDEPRNITEEDDEKLLFGIGTDNFITLLVFALIFTLGVLGNSMVITVLARSKPGKPRSTTNIFILNLSIADLSYLLFCIPFQSTIYMMPSWVLGAFICKFIHYFFTVSMLVSIFTLSAMSVDRYIAIVHSRKSSTIRVAKHALVGVVVIWILSLAMAAPVMYYQNIFHRGNDTFCWEVWPNQNQRKVYVVCTFVFGYVLPLLLISFCYAKVLNHLHKKLRNMSKKSEASKKKTAQTVLVVVVVFCLSWLPHHVVHLWVEFGTFPLNQASFVLRVAAHCLAYSNSSVNPVIYAFLSENFRKAYKQVFKCQIGTSDFPLNDIKEIRSKVDTPPSTNCTNV; via the exons ATGAACATATCAGAGTCTGCTTGGCTCATGGATGAGCCGCGGAACATCacagaggaggacgatgagaaACTTTTGTTCGGGATCGGCACGGATAATTTCATCACGCTGCTGGTTTTCGCGCTCATCTTTACGCTCGGCGTGCTGGGCAACTCCATGGTAATCACCGTCCTGGCGCGGAGCAAACCGGGGAAACCACGGAGCACCACCAACATATTCATCCTCAACCTGAGCATAGCGGACCTCTCCTACTTGCTCTTCTGCATCCCCTTTCAGTCCACCATCTACATGATGCCAAGTTGGGTCCTGGGCGCATTCATCTGCAAGTTCATCCACTATTTCTTCACCGTGTCCATGCTGGTGAGCATCTTCACCTTGTCTGCCATGTCCGTGGACCGATACATTGCCATCGTGCACTCCAGGAAGTCCTCAACTATCCGGGTGGCAAAGCACGCTTTGGTCGGAGTGGTGGTGATTTGGATACTCTCTCTGGCCATGGCGGCACCTGTCATGTACTACCAGAACATTTTCCACAGGGGTAATGACACCTTCTGCTGGGAAGTTTGGCCAAATCAAAACCAGAGGAAAGTCTATGTCGtttgcacatttgtgtttggttatGTGCTGCCCCTGCTGCTGATTTCCTTCTGTTATGCAAAG GTCTTAAACCACTTGCACAAAAAACTAAGAAATATGTCCAAAAAATCAGAGGCATCAAAGAAAAAG ACGGCTCAGacggtgctggtggtggtggtggtcttCTGCCTCTCTTGGCTGCCTCATCACGTCGTTCACCTTTGGGTGGAGTTCGGGACGTTTCCGCTCAACCAGGCCTCCTTTGTGCTACGGGTGGCCGCCCACTGCCTGGCGTACAGCAACTCGTCCGTCAACCCGGTCATCTACGCCTTCCTGTCAGAGAACTTCAGGAAGGCGTACAAGCAGGTGTTCAAGTGCCAAATCGGCACCAGTGACTTCCCGCTCAATGACATTAAAGAGATCCGCAGCAAAGTGGACACGCCACCTTCGACTAACTGCACCAACGTTTGA